Genomic DNA from Clavibacter michiganensis:
GTCGAGGGGCGCGCCGGTCGGCGGTGCCGTGGGCAGACCGGTGGGAGGGGTGGCGGGCGCGCCGGTCGGCGGCGCCATCGCGTAGCCCGCGGGCGGCGCGACGGGCGCACCCGTGGGCGGCGCCAGCGGCGCACCGACGGGCGGGGCCTCCACCGACGCGTCGACGGCGGATCCGACGGGCGGGGCGAGCGGCGCGGCGCCGGGCGCGTAGTCCTCGGGCAGCGGCGACTCGGAGATCAGCTTGGGCTCGGGCGTCGAGGACGCGCGGCCCGGGAAAACGCGGCGGCTGGAGACGAGCGACGTCCAGCGGGCGCCGTCCCAGAAGCGCTGGTTGCCTTCGCCGTCGCCGAACCAGCCGGGCTCGTCGGACGACGGGGTGACCGACGTCGGGGAGGCGGGCGGCGGGGTCGACGACATGGTGCTCCTCAAGAGAGCGTTCCCCAGGTGGGGGAACTGCTCCTCCGCCCAGATTAGGCGGCGCTCGGGCCGGCCGGGAAGCCCGGGCGTGTCGCGGGGCGGCCCCGCGCACCCCCAATCAGGGGCGCGGCGACGGCGGGACGAGGTCGACCGCGAGGCTGCGGGTGCCCGCGTGACGGAAGCCGTCGGCGCCGTCATCGCTGCCGGCGAAGGCGATGCAGGCGGGATCACCCGGGCGCGGGGCGCTGTCGACGGCCGCGACGGGTCGGACGGGGGCGGTGGTGGGGGAGACGGACACGGGCACGGGATCCTCCTGATCGCACCGCGCGGGCGGCGGTGCACCCAGGCTCGCGGAGCGGCCGCATGCGCGCGTCCTCCTCGGGGCCCGCGCGCCTCGTCCCGAGGGGGGAGACGCGGGGCCGGAGCGGGCAGCCGCTCAGCGCGCAGCTGCTCAGCGCGCAGCTGCTCAGCGCGCAGCTGCTCAGCGGGCAGCCGCTCAGCGCGCAGCTGCTCAGCGCGCGTCGTCCGCCTCGCGCCGGCCGAGCGCCACGTCCTCCGCGTCGATCATGCCGAGCACGGCGCGCACGGCGATCTCCGGGTAGCGCCCCTCGCGCCGGGCGGCGAGGACGGCGACCCGCTCGGCGTCGATCATGCGGCGTCGCACCCGATCGTGCGCGAGGCGCTCGGTCGTGGTCTCCGGCAGGGCGTCGTCGCCCGGTCCGTCGTCGGCGCCGTCCTCGCGCATCGCCACGGCCCGCGCCGCGAGGCCCGCCGCGCGCGCCTCGTCGAGGAGGCGGTCGCGGTCGGATCGCTCCTGGTCGTCGGCGGAGTGACCGAGCTTCAGGCGGCGGATGATCGCGGGCAGCGCGAGGCCGCCCAGGAGCGTGCCCGCCACCATCACGAACGCGAGGAACTGCAGCAGCTCCCGCTCCGGCGTCTCGGCGGGCAGCAGGAACGCGGCGGCGAGGGTCACGACGCCGCGGACCCCGGCGGACGACACGGCGGTCACGGTCCGCCAGGTCCAGGTGCGCGCCCGCAGTCGCGCCGGCCCGTGGTCGAACAGCACCTTCGCGAGCGCCACCGAGACGAAGCGCGCGGCGGTCAGCACCGCGAGCAGCAGGATCGAGAGGCCGGCGATCTGCCAGCCGTCGAGGCTCGACTCCGGGAGATCCCGCACGATGCCCGCGAGGCTCAGACCGATGAGGAGGAAGACCGCGTTCTCGAGCAGGAACTGGATCGTGCGCCAGTTCACCGACTCCGCGATGCGCGCCTCGGGCGACTGGATCAGCGGCGAGCGGTACCCGAGCACGAGGCCGGCGGCGACCACCGCCAGCACCCCGGATCCGCCGAGCTCCTGGGCCGGGATGAACGCGACGTAGGGGATCGCGAGCGAGAGGCTCGTGTCGAGCACGGCGGACCGGAGGAAGCGGCGCACCGCGGAGAAGAGGAACGCGACCGCGAGGCCGATGGCGACGCCCAGCAGCACGGCCACGAGGAAGCCGCCCGCGACGTCGACCGGATGCACGATCCCCACGATCGCGGCGATCGCCGTGTTGAGGGCGACCAGCGCGGTCGCGTCGTTGAGCAGGCTCTCGGTCTCGAGGATCGACATCACGCGGCGGGGGAGCTTCACGCGACCCGCGACGGCCGAGACGGCGACCGCGTCCGTCGGCGCGACGACGGCGCCGAGGGCGAGCGCCGCCGCGAGCCCGACCGCCGGCACGAGCGCCCACAGCGTCAGCCCGAACACGACGAGCGTGACCACGACGACGCCCACGGAGAGCACCACGATGCTGTCCCGCCGGGCGCGGATGTCGGCGAGCGGCGTGCGGATCGCGGCCGCGAACAGCAGCGGCGGCAGCAGCCCGTAGAGCACGGCGTCCGGCTCGATCACGAGCTGCGGCACGCCCGGCACGAACGACAGCGCCGCCCCGACCGCGACCAGCGCCACGGGCGCCGACCAGCCCGCGCGCCCGGCGAGCCCGGAGACCGCGACGGTGACGACGACGAAGGAGACGACCCAGGCGATGATCTCGGGCATGCGCGGCTTCCGGTGGAGGGCGGGATGGTGCGGGCGGGGATCGGACGAGCGGGTCGGGCCGCGGCGGCGATCAGCCGATGCGGATCCGCGCGCGGGCCGCGTCGAGGTCGCGCGCGTCGAGCCCGTGCCCGCCCGGCCGCACGTGGGAGGAGACGTCGGCGCCGCGGTCCAGCGCTTCGCGCACC
This window encodes:
- a CDS encoding cation:proton antiporter, encoding MPEIIAWVVSFVVVTVAVSGLAGRAGWSAPVALVAVGAALSFVPGVPQLVIEPDAVLYGLLPPLLFAAAIRTPLADIRARRDSIVVLSVGVVVVTLVVFGLTLWALVPAVGLAAALALGAVVAPTDAVAVSAVAGRVKLPRRVMSILETESLLNDATALVALNTAIAAIVGIVHPVDVAGGFLVAVLLGVAIGLAVAFLFSAVRRFLRSAVLDTSLSLAIPYVAFIPAQELGGSGVLAVVAAGLVLGYRSPLIQSPEARIAESVNWRTIQFLLENAVFLLIGLSLAGIVRDLPESSLDGWQIAGLSILLLAVLTAARFVSVALAKVLFDHGPARLRARTWTWRTVTAVSSAGVRGVVTLAAAFLLPAETPERELLQFLAFVMVAGTLLGGLALPAIIRRLKLGHSADDQERSDRDRLLDEARAAGLAARAVAMREDGADDGPGDDALPETTTERLAHDRVRRRMIDAERVAVLAARREGRYPEIAVRAVLGMIDAEDVALGRREADDAR